One Gadus morhua chromosome 1, gadMor3.0, whole genome shotgun sequence DNA segment encodes these proteins:
- the LOC115561470 gene encoding matrix metalloproteinase-9, producing MCFLNKVKENIRAELGILTHEEVSKIPFKGKTGEGIQGDAHFDDDEIWTLGQGTVVKTLYGNAEGALCHFPFTFLGKSYSSCTTDGRSDNLPWCSTTADFGTDKKFGFCPSELLYTFGGNSDDKPCVFPFVFLGETYDSCTTEGRSDGYRWCSTTDNFDNDMKFGFCPSRETAVVGGNSEGESCRFPFQFQGNSYDSCTSEGRNDGRLWCATTDNFDTDTKWGFCPDQGYSLFLVAAHEFGHALGLDHSKVRDALMFPMYRFIENFSLNEDDVEGIQYLYGPKTGPHPSPPGPITTTTTRPTTTTTPTPVDPDNDVCQVTTFDAITEIGNVLHFFKDGYYWKKTNSDKAKGPFAISEGWPALPAKIDSAFEDPETKKMYFFAGTQFWVYTGKKVLGPRSIEKLGLPSSVQTVEGSVQRKGSKVLLFNGENYWRLDVTTLKMDRGYPRTTDTVFGGVPSDVHDVFLYKGHIYFCRDRFYWRMNSRRQVNRVGYIKYDLLKCSDASGLQA from the exons ATGTGTTTCCTCAACAAGGTAAAAGAAAACATTAGAGCTGAACTTGGGATATTGACGCATGAGGAAGTCAGCAAGATCCCCTTTAAAGGCAAAACCGGCGAAGGGATCCAGGGTGACGCCCACTTTGACGATGATGAGATCTGGACCCTAGGCCAAGGGACAG TTGTGAAGACGTTGTACGGCAATGCAGAGGGAGCTTTGTGCCACTTCCCTTTCACCTTCCTCGGAAAGTCGTACAGCAGCTGTACCACGGACGGACGCTCCGACAACCTGCCATGGTGTTCCACTACAGCCGACTTCGGAACGGACAAGAAGTTTGGCTTCTGCCCCAGTGAAC TTTTGTACACGTTCGGAGGCAACAGCGATGACAAACCATGCGTATTTCCCTTCGTATTTCTTGGGGAGACGTACGATAGTTGCACCACGGAGGGCCGTAGTGACGGCTACCGCTGGTGTTCCACCACTGACAACTTTGACAACGACATGAAATTTGGATTTTGCCCCAGTCGTG AAACGGCTGTGGTCGGAGGAAATTCAGAGGGCGAGTCTTGTCGCTTCCCCTTCCAGTTCCAGGGGAATTCGTACGACTCCTGCACTAGCGAGGGACGCAATGACGGAAGGCTATGGTGTGCCACCACTGATAACTTTGACACCGACACCAAATGGGGATTCTGTCCTGACCAag GGTACAGTCTGTTCCTGGTAGCAGCCCACGAGTTTGGACATGCCCTGGGCCTGGACCACTCCAAAGTCAGAGACGCACTTATGTTTCCCATGTACAGATTCATTGAGAACTTTTCCCTAAATGAGGACGACGTTGAAGGCATTCAGTATCTCTACG GACCTAAAACCGGCCCGCACCCCAGTCCCCCGGGTCCCATCACCACGACGACCACcagaccaacaacaaccaccacaccGACACCTGTAGATCCAGACAATGATGTCTGTCAGGTCACGACCTTTGACGCAATCACTGAGATTGGGAATGTGCTGCACTTCTTCAAGGATGG ATATTACTGGAAAAAGACCAACAGCGATAAGGCTAAGGGTCCATTTGCTATTTCTGAGGGGTGGCCGGCCCTGCCAGCTAAGATTGACTCTGCCTTTGAGGACCCGGAAACCAAAAAGATGTACTTCTTTGCAG GAACTCAGTTCTGGGTGTACACTGGCAAGAAGGTACTTGGACCCCGCAGCATCGAGAAGCTGGGCCTGCCGAGCAGTGTTCAGACGGTGGAGGGATCcgtgcagagaaaggggagcaAAGTCCTGCTCTTCAACGGGGAGAACTACTGGAG GCTTGATGTGACAACTCTCAAGATGGACAGAGGATATCCTCGGACAACTGACACGGTCTTCGGCGGAGTTCCCAGTGATGTCCACGATGTTTTCCTGTACAAAG GTCACATTTACTTCTGCCGTGATCGCTTCTACTGGCGTATGAATTCTCGTCGCCAGGTCAACCGTGTTGGCTACATCAAGTATGATCTCCTCAAGTGTTCAGACGCCTCCGGCCTGCAGGCCTGA
- the LOC115561406 gene encoding matrix metalloproteinase-9 gives MRSTAIALLVLGMCTMETLSLPVKSVFVTIPGDVIKNMTDVEMADKYLKRFGYMESPQRSDVSTSKALKTLQRQMGLEETGLLDKTTLDTMKRPRCGVPDIRSYQSFDGDLKWDHNDVTYRILNYSPDMAPSLTDDAFARAFKVWSDVTPLTFTRLFDGTADIMISFGKANHGDPYPFDGKDGLLAHAYPPGEGIQGDAHFDDDEIWTLGQGTVVKTLYGNAEGALCHFPFTFLGKSYSSCTTDGRSDNLPWCSTTADFGTDKKFGFCPSELLYTFGGNSDDKPCVFPFVFLGETYDSCTTEGRSDGYRWCSTTDNFDNDMKFGLCPSRETAVVGGNSEGESCRFPFQFQGNSYDSCTSEGRNDGRLWCATTDNFDTDTKWGFCPDQGYSLFLVAAHEFGHALGLDHSKVRDALMFPMYRFIENFSLNEDDVEGIQYLYGPKTGPHPSPPGPITTTTTRPTTTTTPTPVDPDNDVCQVTTFDAITEIGNVLHFFKDGYYWKKTNSDKAKGPFAISEGWPALPAKIDSAFEDPETKKMYFFAGTQFWVYTGKKVLGPRSIEKLGLPSSVQTVEGSVQRKGSKVLLFNGENYWRLDVKTLKMDRGYPRTTVTVFGGVPSDVHDVFLYKGHLYFCQDRFYTGVNSRHQANRVGYIKYDLLQCSDDSALRA, from the exons ATGAGGTCCACTGCGATAGCGTTGCTGGTTTTGGGGATGTGCACAATGGAGACGTTGAGCCTTCCTGTCAAGTCTGTGTTCGTCACCATCCCGGGAGATGTCATCAAAAACATGACTGACGTGGAGATGGCAGAT AAATACCTGAAGAGGTTTGGCTACATGGAGTCTCCGCAGCGCAGCGATGTTTCCACGTCCAAAGCTCTGAAGACGCTGCAGAGGCAGATGGGTCTGGAGGAGACCGGACTGCTGGACAAGACCACGCTGGACACCATGAAACGCCCCCGCTGTGGGGTCCCAGACATTCGCAGCTACCAGTCCTTCGACGGAGACCTCAAATGGGACCACAACGACGTCACCTACAG GATCCTGAACTACTCCCCTGATATGGCACCCTCCCTGACCGACGACGCCTTCGCCAGGGCCTTCAAGGTGTGGAGTGACGTGACTCCTCTCACCTTTACCCGTCTATTTGACGGAACCGCCGATATCATGATATCCTTCGGGAAAGCCA ATCATGGGGACCCGTATCCATTTGACGGAAAGGACGGCCTCTTGGCCCACGCCTACCCCCCCGGCGAAGGGATCCAGGGTGACGCCCACTTTGACGATGATGAGATCTGGACCCTAGGCCAAGGGACAG TTGTGAAGACGTTGTACGGCAATGCAGAGGGAGCTTTGTGCCACTTCCCTTTCACCTTCCTCGGAAAGTCGTACAGCAGCTGTACCACGGACGGACGCTCCGACAACCTGCCATGGTGTTCCACTACAGCCGACTTCGGAACGGACAAGAAGTTTGGCTTCTGCCCCAGTGAAC TTTTGTACACGTTCGGAGGCAACAGCGATGACAAACCATGCGTATTTCCCTTCGTATTTCTTGGGGAGACGTACGATAGTTGCACCACGGAGGGCCGTAGTGACGGCTACCGCTGGTGTTCCACCACTGACAACTTTGACAACGACATGAAATTTGGATTATGCCCCAGTCGTG AAACGGCTGTGGTCGGAGGAAATTCAGAGGGCGAGTCTTGTCGCTTCCCCTTCCAGTTCCAGGGGAATTCGTACGACTCCTGCACTAGCGAGGGACGCAATGACGGAAGGCTATGGTGTGCCACCACTGATAACTTTGACACCGACACCAAATGGGGATTCTGTCCTGACCAag GGTACAGTCTGTTCCTGGTAGCAGCCCACGAGTTTGGACATGCCCTGGGCCTGGACCACTCCAAAGTCAGAGACGCACTTATGTTTCCCATGTACAGATTCATTGAGAACTTTTCCCTAAATGAGGACGACGTTGAAGGCATTCAGTATCTCTACG GACCTAAAACCGGCCCGCACCCCAGTCCCCCGGGTCCCATCACCACGACGACCACcagaccaacaacaaccaccacaccGACACCTGTAGATCCAGACAATGATGTCTGCCAGGTCACGACCTTTGACGCAATCACTGAGATTGGGAATGTGCTGCACTTCTTCAAGGATGG ATATTACTGGAAAAAGACAAACAGCGATAAGGCTAAGGGTCCATTTGCTATTTCTGAGGGGTGGCCGGCCCTGCCAGCTAAGATTGACTCTGCCTTTGAGGACCCGGAAACCAAAAAGATGTACTTCTTTGCAG GAACTCAGTTCTGGGTGTACACTGGCAAGAAGGTACTTGGACCCCGCAGCATCGAGAAGCTGGGCCTGCCGAGCAGTGTTCAGACGGTGGAGGGATCcgtgcagagaaaggggagcaAAGTCCTGCTCTTCAACGGGGAGAACTACTGGAG GCTTGATGTGAAGACTCTCAAGATGGACAGAGGATATCCTCGGACAACTGTCACGGTCTTCGGCGGAGTTCCCAGTGATGTCCACGATGTTTTCCTGTACAAAG GTCACCTTTACTTCTGCCAAGATCGCTTCTACACGGGTGTGAATTCTCGTCACCAGGCCAACCGTGTTGGCTACATCAAGTATGATCTCCTCCAGTGTTCAGACGATTCCGCCCTGCGGGCCTGA